In Palleronia sp. LCG004, a single window of DNA contains:
- a CDS encoding lipocalin-like domain-containing protein, which produces MNASRLTRRRVLTLAGLGLVAGPAFGQGFAGLGRHAGEFAVPRPETQLSFPADHAPHPDFRIEWWYVTANLNGPDGTPYGVQWTLFRSALTPASEQSGWSTTQAWMGHAALTTPDRHFAAERLARGGIGQAGAGIEPFDAWIDDWRLSGPDLDHVTMKAAGEDFAFTLDLATEAAFVLQGNNGFSVKSAAGQASHYYSQPFYEVAGTLRFEGREISVTGLAWLDREWSSQPLSGDQEGWDWFSLHLEGGDKLMGFRLRGSPDFTAATYVSADGTTTAFENGVFSAEPMGQTEIEGRDIPVRWQVRLPPRGIDVTVAALNANAWMPLTFPYWEGPVTIEGSHSGQGYLEMTGYE; this is translated from the coding sequence ATGAACGCTAGTCGCCTCACGCGTCGCCGGGTCCTGACGCTGGCCGGGCTCGGCCTCGTTGCGGGGCCGGCCTTCGGCCAGGGGTTTGCGGGGCTGGGTCGGCACGCCGGCGAATTCGCCGTGCCACGTCCCGAAACGCAGCTGAGCTTTCCCGCCGATCACGCGCCGCACCCGGACTTCCGGATCGAATGGTGGTACGTCACCGCAAATCTGAACGGGCCAGACGGCACGCCATATGGCGTGCAATGGACGCTTTTCCGTTCTGCCCTCACCCCCGCGAGCGAGCAAAGCGGCTGGTCGACGACGCAAGCCTGGATGGGGCATGCGGCGCTCACTACGCCAGACCGGCATTTCGCGGCCGAACGCCTCGCCCGCGGAGGTATCGGTCAGGCCGGTGCGGGGATCGAACCGTTCGATGCATGGATCGACGATTGGCGTCTTTCGGGACCAGACCTCGACCACGTGACGATGAAGGCTGCCGGTGAGGATTTCGCCTTCACGCTCGATCTGGCGACCGAGGCGGCTTTCGTTCTGCAGGGGAATAACGGGTTTTCGGTGAAGTCGGCCGCGGGCCAGGCGAGCCACTATTATTCGCAGCCCTTCTACGAAGTTGCGGGGACACTGCGTTTCGAGGGTCGGGAGATTTCCGTCACGGGTCTGGCTTGGCTCGATCGGGAATGGTCGTCTCAACCCCTGTCGGGTGATCAGGAGGGATGGGACTGGTTCTCGCTCCACCTCGAGGGCGGCGACAAGCTGATGGGCTTCAGGCTGCGCGGGAGCCCGGATTTCACGGCTGCGACATATGTCAGCGCGGACGGTACGACGACGGCATTCGAGAACGGCGTTTTTTCGGCCGAACCCATGGGGCAGACCGAGATCGAAGGCCGCGACATCCCCGTCAGGTGGCAAGTGCGGCTGCCGCCACGCGGCATCGACGTCACGGTCGCTGCCTTGAACGCGAATGCGTGGATGCCGCTGACCTTCCCCTACTGGGAGGGACCGGTCACGATCGAAGGCAGCCATTCAGGACAAGGTTATCTGGAGATGACGGGATATGAGTGA
- a CDS encoding pyridoxamine 5'-phosphate oxidase family protein gives MSDDVPAWADDLGAFLSRGWDALERAADDPSAPMHRAVLATTGLGGGAEARTLVLRHARRSDATLGVQVDRASTKVAEIGANPLATLLFWDEDAQMQIRARIRAEIDTDTAAIWTDLSDRARTNYGGTPPTGAPIPAASAYDKVPDPDRLARIMGHVQSFDFVYLGPEHRRALFSRDNGFAGTWLAP, from the coding sequence ATGAGTGACGACGTGCCCGCCTGGGCGGACGATCTCGGCGCGTTCCTTTCCCGCGGGTGGGACGCGCTCGAGCGGGCAGCCGATGATCCATCGGCCCCCATGCACCGCGCCGTTCTTGCGACCACGGGGCTCGGGGGCGGCGCGGAAGCTCGGACGCTCGTGCTGAGGCATGCAAGAAGGTCTGATGCGACGCTTGGGGTGCAGGTCGATCGGGCCTCGACCAAGGTGGCGGAAATCGGGGCCAATCCGCTGGCCACGCTGCTTTTCTGGGACGAAGACGCGCAAATGCAGATCCGAGCGCGCATCCGGGCCGAAATCGATACCGACACCGCCGCGATCTGGACCGACCTTTCGGATCGTGCGCGTACGAATTATGGCGGCACGCCACCGACGGGTGCCCCCATTCCCGCCGCGTCGGCTTATGACAAGGTCCCCGATCCTGATCGCCTCGCCCGGATTATGGGCCATGTGCAATCCTTCGATTTCGTCTATCTGGGGCCCGAACATCGTCGCGCGCTCTTCTCGCGCGACAACGGTTTCGCGGGGACGTGGCTCGCGCCCTGA
- the selD gene encoding selenide, water dikinase SelD codes for MRQIWPATRDLVLVGGGHAHALVLRSWGMDPLPGARLTLINPGPTAPYTGMLPGFVAGHYDRDTLDIDLMKLAQFAGARIVLGHATGIDRAAKEIEVEDQLLGSRRVAYDVASIDIGIHSDMPEITGFSEYGAPAKPLDRFASLWAAHVTGPDRNAPKAVIGGGPAGAELAMAMSYGTDGAPVTLIDRGRAFDDMGQGAAHALRAALVRRNVTLIEQAEVAEITAHHVVLKDGGDIPARLVTAATGPRPHAWIGRTGLSLSDGYIDVDAELRSSDPAIFAAGDCAHMTFAPRPKAGVFAVRQAPILRANLRASMGAGRLRRFRPQSDYLKLIALGEKSAVADKFGLRLSGRAIWWWKDRIDRRFMRRLSDLPVMEPDPPPRHHTEGLRAMTRQIPCGGCAAKVGPEILKTALGPTRDLQEGVETGIGDDAAILRTGGVRQAITVDQIGGISADPRLMAHIAAHHAIGDCLAMGARPQAILPILTLPRAAPEMEARTLAEVADAVEAVATAAGAAIVGGHTATGAEMAMGFAVTGLLDGPAITLAGARPGDALILTKPLGSGVILAGAMAGRCRGVDLAAALRHMATPQIAAASILSRAHAMTDVTGFGLAGHLMGMLRAAQAGARLDAKRIPAMDGAIALFQGGQRSTLHAANRQAVARETLGEGAVYELLFDPQTAGGLLAAIAPEEAEETLARLERAGYPAARIGTVTAGAAVIELT; via the coding sequence ATGCGACAGATTTGGCCCGCGACACGGGATCTCGTGCTGGTCGGCGGCGGGCATGCACATGCCCTCGTCCTCAGGAGCTGGGGCATGGATCCGCTGCCAGGTGCGCGGCTGACATTGATCAATCCCGGGCCGACCGCGCCTTATACGGGAATGCTGCCGGGCTTCGTCGCCGGGCATTACGACCGAGATACGCTCGACATCGATCTGATGAAGCTTGCCCAATTCGCAGGCGCGCGGATCGTGCTCGGACATGCCACCGGCATCGATCGGGCGGCGAAAGAGATCGAGGTCGAGGATCAACTTCTCGGTTCGCGTCGAGTGGCCTATGACGTCGCCTCGATCGACATCGGCATCCATTCCGACATGCCCGAGATTACCGGTTTCTCGGAATACGGCGCACCGGCGAAACCGCTCGACCGGTTCGCCAGTCTCTGGGCCGCGCATGTGACCGGACCGGACCGGAACGCGCCGAAGGCGGTCATCGGCGGCGGCCCGGCGGGTGCGGAGCTTGCCATGGCGATGTCCTACGGCACGGATGGTGCACCGGTGACCCTTATCGACCGGGGACGCGCATTCGACGACATGGGTCAGGGGGCTGCGCACGCGCTGCGAGCCGCGCTGGTCCGTCGGAACGTTACGCTGATCGAACAGGCGGAGGTGGCCGAGATCACCGCGCACCACGTAGTGTTGAAAGATGGAGGCGACATTCCCGCTCGGCTCGTGACGGCCGCCACGGGACCTCGACCGCATGCCTGGATCGGCCGGACGGGTCTGTCGCTCAGCGATGGATATATCGATGTCGATGCGGAGCTGCGAAGTTCGGACCCGGCGATCTTCGCCGCCGGCGATTGCGCGCATATGACCTTCGCGCCACGTCCCAAGGCAGGCGTCTTTGCCGTACGGCAGGCCCCCATCCTTCGGGCCAACCTGCGCGCGTCGATGGGGGCCGGCCGGCTGCGCCGCTTTCGGCCGCAGAGCGATTACCTCAAGCTTATCGCACTTGGCGAGAAATCGGCCGTGGCGGACAAGTTCGGCCTGCGATTGTCCGGTCGGGCCATCTGGTGGTGGAAGGATCGGATCGACCGCAGGTTCATGCGCCGGTTGTCCGACCTTCCGGTCATGGAGCCCGATCCCCCACCGCGCCACCATACCGAAGGCCTACGCGCCATGACGCGGCAGATCCCCTGCGGCGGGTGCGCCGCGAAGGTCGGACCCGAGATCCTGAAGACCGCGCTGGGACCGACGCGAGATTTGCAGGAAGGCGTCGAGACCGGGATCGGCGACGACGCGGCGATCCTGCGGACTGGCGGCGTACGTCAGGCCATCACCGTTGACCAGATCGGCGGCATATCGGCAGATCCGCGACTGATGGCCCATATCGCGGCACATCACGCGATCGGCGATTGCCTGGCGATGGGTGCCCGCCCGCAGGCGATCCTTCCGATTCTTACCCTGCCCCGCGCCGCACCGGAGATGGAGGCACGGACCCTTGCCGAGGTGGCCGACGCGGTCGAGGCAGTCGCAACGGCCGCAGGGGCCGCGATCGTCGGCGGGCACACCGCGACCGGAGCGGAGATGGCGATGGGATTTGCCGTGACCGGTTTGCTCGACGGGCCGGCGATCACGCTTGCCGGCGCACGGCCGGGCGACGCGCTGATACTGACGAAGCCGCTCGGCTCGGGCGTGATCCTCGCAGGTGCGATGGCGGGAAGGTGCCGAGGCGTCGATCTCGCGGCCGCACTTCGTCATATGGCAACACCGCAGATCGCGGCGGCGTCGATCCTGTCGCGCGCCCATGCGATGACGGATGTGACGGGATTCGGCCTCGCCGGTCACCTTATGGGCATGCTGCGCGCCGCGCAGGCGGGCGCACGGCTCGACGCGAAACGGATCCCTGCCATGGACGGTGCGATCGCGCTGTTCCAGGGCGGTCAGAGATCCACGCTTCATGCGGCCAACCGTCAGGCGGTCGCCCGGGAAACACTCGGCGAAGGGGCGGTATACGAACTGCTCTTCGATCCGCAGACGGCCGGTGGGCTCTTGGCCGCAATCGCACCCGAAGAAGCGGAAGAAACGCTGGCCCGCCTTGAACGGGCGGGTTATCCCGCCGCGCGGATCGGCACGGTCACGGCAGGTGCAGCGGTGATCGAACTCACCTAA
- the mnmH gene encoding tRNA 2-selenouridine(34) synthase MnmH, whose amino-acid sequence MTVTFSNLDDFAADRFDTIIDVRAPSEFAEDHVPGAINLPVLDDEERARVGTIYTRQSPFLARKIGAALVARNAASHIEGALAGHDGGWRPLVYCWRGGQRSNSFASILTQIGWRVAVVDGGYRTYRRLVRDTLYESPFPARVILLDGYTGSAKTEILHRIAARGGQIADLEGLANHRGSVFGAMGEQPSQKGFESHLAQVTTRLDPDRPVLVEAESSKVGRMIVPPALWSAMQSAPRIRIEAPRPARARYLTRAYADIVADPERLDRVLLSLVPLQGHDRIGTWRDLAKRGETERLALELMEHHYDPRYARKDREADRIVETQNLDTEGLDRVADRIMAELSTI is encoded by the coding sequence ATGACCGTTACCTTTTCAAACCTCGACGACTTCGCCGCAGATCGGTTCGATACGATCATCGATGTCCGCGCGCCTTCGGAGTTCGCCGAAGACCACGTGCCGGGTGCCATCAACCTGCCCGTTCTCGACGACGAGGAGCGCGCCCGCGTCGGCACCATCTACACGCGGCAGAGCCCGTTTCTCGCGCGCAAGATCGGTGCGGCGCTGGTCGCGCGCAACGCTGCATCCCATATCGAGGGGGCGCTTGCCGGTCACGACGGCGGGTGGCGTCCGCTCGTCTATTGCTGGCGCGGGGGGCAGAGGTCCAATTCCTTCGCCTCGATCCTGACGCAGATCGGCTGGCGCGTCGCTGTCGTCGATGGCGGCTATCGCACGTATCGCCGGCTGGTCCGCGATACGCTTTACGAAAGCCCGTTCCCCGCACGCGTGATCCTGCTCGATGGCTATACGGGCAGCGCCAAGACCGAGATCCTGCACAGAATCGCCGCGCGCGGCGGGCAGATCGCCGACCTCGAGGGCCTTGCCAATCATCGAGGATCGGTGTTCGGCGCAATGGGAGAGCAGCCTTCGCAGAAGGGGTTCGAGTCGCATCTCGCACAGGTGACGACACGTCTCGATCCCGACCGTCCGGTTCTCGTGGAGGCGGAGTCCAGCAAGGTCGGGCGAATGATCGTGCCGCCCGCGCTCTGGAGTGCCATGCAGAGCGCCCCGCGGATCAGGATCGAGGCACCGCGCCCGGCGCGCGCCCGCTACCTAACGCGCGCCTATGCCGATATCGTCGCCGATCCCGAACGGCTCGACCGGGTTCTCCTGTCACTCGTTCCCTTGCAGGGACATGATCGTATCGGCACGTGGCGCGACCTCGCCAAGCGTGGCGAGACGGAGAGGCTGGCCCTCGAATTGATGGAGCATCATTACGATCCGCGTTATGCCCGCAAGGACCGCGAAGCCGACCGCATCGTCGAGACGCAGAATCTCGATACCGAAGGTCTCGACCGCGTCGCGGACAGGATCATGGCAGAGCTCTCGACGATTTAG
- a CDS encoding lytic murein transglycosylase: protein MVNRMRAALLATALVTVPGLALAATCGNTAAGYETWKAAFAREAQAAGVGQRGLQALAATRYAQSTINADRNQQSFSYSLERFMEVRGADTIVSQGRQRLAANPAFYASLEQRYGVPAGVIIAIHGMETGFGNFMGDSNVVSAISTLAYDCRRSDFFTPHALAALKLVDRGALSPGTQGARHGEVGHTQFLPGNVLRYGVDADGNGRVDLTNITDSLASTANFLRQKGWQPGAGYQQGQPNFRAIQEWNAASVYQQAIAIMAARIDAGS, encoded by the coding sequence ATGGTTAACAGGATGAGGGCCGCATTGCTGGCGACCGCGCTGGTCACGGTGCCTGGCCTGGCGTTGGCCGCGACCTGCGGCAACACCGCGGCTGGATACGAGACCTGGAAGGCCGCGTTCGCCCGTGAGGCGCAAGCCGCAGGCGTCGGTCAACGCGGCCTTCAGGCACTCGCGGCCACGCGCTACGCGCAATCGACGATCAATGCCGATCGCAACCAGCAGAGCTTCAGCTACTCGCTTGAGCGCTTCATGGAGGTGCGCGGGGCTGACACCATAGTCTCGCAAGGGCGTCAAAGGCTCGCGGCCAACCCGGCATTCTACGCCTCGCTCGAACAGCGGTACGGTGTGCCCGCGGGCGTGATCATCGCCATCCACGGGATGGAAACCGGCTTTGGCAACTTCATGGGCGACAGCAACGTCGTTTCGGCGATCTCGACGCTCGCCTATGATTGCCGGCGATCCGATTTCTTCACGCCGCACGCCCTCGCGGCGTTGAAACTCGTCGATCGCGGAGCGCTGTCTCCGGGCACGCAGGGCGCACGTCATGGCGAAGTTGGGCATACCCAGTTCCTGCCGGGAAACGTACTGCGCTATGGCGTCGATGCAGACGGGAATGGTCGCGTGGACCTTACCAACATCACCGATTCCCTCGCCTCTACCGCGAATTTCCTGCGTCAAAAGGGATGGCAACCGGGTGCTGGCTATCAGCAGGGGCAACCAAATTTCCGTGCAATTCAGGAATGGAACGCGGCGAGCGTCTATCAGCAGGCGATCGCGATCATGGCGGCGAGGATCGACGCAGGGTCCTGA